The following is a genomic window from Carassius carassius chromosome 24, fCarCar2.1, whole genome shotgun sequence.
tttatatttctatttaacttgaatttatatttcagttttaataattttagtacatATAAAGTagatataaaatcaaaatataaataaacattctatGTGAATACATGCTTTGAAAAACCTGGAAAATCAGggtattttaaaaatagtttccCATCCTTGGTAAAGTCAAGATATTTAAAAGATATCTCAAATATCTGTCAATTTAATGCCCTTGTAGGGAACTGTTGGAAGCTTTCAAATGacagtttttatttaactttttttgcaaATGAAGTACTATCTCATCTGTGcaactttaatttaattctaGCTTCAAAGCAGTACAGTGCCTCCATCGCTTTCACGTTGGCTCTGTTCTCCCATTTGGTCAATCATGTCAACATTCGACTGCAAGCTGAACTGGAGGAGGGTGAGAGTGATGTCCCACCCCTGCGCACTCATAACACTGGTACAGGTACTTCCCTTGCTTAAAGACACCATgaaagcaaaaatgaaaattaaaaatttacaGTGTTGAAGTATTTATTATAATTGATTTTACCATgccccttttaaaaaaaatttatttgcacTTGTgatctttaatcaaaaacattaacCTCCCCCTCTGAATGATGTCCCTTCCCTTCCTGACGTAAGACTCAGAAAAGAAGTTAGACTTAAGCACCCTTCGCTGGTCGCTGGATATGTCCAGTCATAATGCTGAAGAGACTTAAATATTTATAGATTATAGACTTATAGATTCATCCgaaaagtaacctgctctgtcttgttggtcagatcgcctgtcaatcaaactcccgcCAAAATCCCACCCAACATTCCAgaagccatttcactcagatttacGTCACAGTAGGAAAGAAAAGACTATCGCAGCTAACATTTCATGGcgactttaaatgtaattttgtctTTCTGATACAAGGTAATATTACTTCTACCAAAGAAGTTGTTGGATCTGTGAAGAATATTTTCAGTGCTGTCTTAGATTCTTaccaaaatgtgaaatattagaaAGCACgggaatgttttatgttttttttttgtcatgaagCACTAGGATCCCAGCTCACTAGGATTTGAAAAATTTTTGTTTCTGCTTTTTGCTGTCATGTGACTGTTCACTTAAAACTAACCTTTCCAATACGATGCGTTTGTTCGTTTGTAGACGACGGTGATGCCAGAGATCATGGTAGTGCTGCTCTATCAGAGGAGAGAAAACTGCAGAACGGCTCCCTAGAGGAAGATGATGAAGAGCTGGACGAGGAGAAGAAAAATGAGGAAGACGAGCCTAAGGGGAACGGAAGGACACCGGGGACAAAGAATAGCCTGGAGAAGAAAAGATCAGCTGAGGAAAAGCAAAAACAGAAGCGGAAGTTCTCACGGCTCTCGATGCTTCGCCGCAGACGCTGCGCTCATAAGGAGGACGAGAGCGACCTGAGCGAGGGATTTGAGAGTGACGAAGAAGAGAGTGGGGAAGGCAGGGGTCCAGTCGACGGTCTGGAATCTGCTAGGGTCCAGATAAACTCTTTAGGAAGAGAAGGGCGGAGGGGACCACTGCCAGAGGATGGCAGCTGGGAAAGCGGTTCGGAGGATGAGGGCGGCACAGCTTTTGACGTCGAGACGGACTCCGACATGAACAGTCAGGAATCTCGTTCGGACCTTGAAGACATGGAGGATGCCGAGAATGTGccacaacaacagcagcaacaagAGGAAGATGAGCAACCGCAACCGTCTAGGGAGGAAAACTCTACACCTCCAGTAACCAATGGCCCGTCAGTGTCTAATGACACCAGCATCAGCAGTAACCTGCAGGCCATGTCCTCCCAGCTCTTCCAAGCCAAACGCTGCTTTCGACTCGCCCCCACCTTTAGCAATGTACTGCTCCGCCCTGCAGCTCCCACTAACCCCATCCCAGACTCAAACCCTGCCCCAGTCCAAGAAGCCACACCTCCTACTGGAGAAATACCAAGAAGCATGAGTCCAGATATTGCTAATGGAACCAATGACAATGGTAACTTGTTTTACAAAAAATAGATTTTGagttttttcaattaatttagacttttttttttttcttaatctaaTTTTTATGCTTTACATTAGCATTTAAAAGGTTTGGTACCAGTAAGAAATTTCTTCTGCTCcccaaagttgcatttatttgatctaaaatacagaagaaaaaaaaacattaatactgtaaaatatttttacaattgaaaataatttatttctgttttgctgtatttaaaaatctaatttattcctgtgattcaaagctgaattttaagcttTTCAGctttgtcacatgatctttcaaaaatcattctagaTTCTGATTTGGTGCATGAGAAATTTCTTATTATAAAGATtcattttgtatgtatgtatgtatgtatgtatgtatatatatatatatatatatatatatatatatatatatatatatatatatatatatatatatatatatatatatatatatatatatatatatatatatatatatatatactacagatatatatatatatatatatatatatatatatatatatatactacagaaAGTTAATTTGTTGTCCATTCTCATAAAACTATGAATATTTGATTTGTCGTACGCAGATCCTGACTCTGAATCGGAGGGCAGTGAGCACAGCAACCATTCGCTTCACAGTGAGAAAACTCTTTCTGAGCGACTGGAGATTCTGACAAATCAGGGTCTCATCCAGGTGGTGAAGGTTTTCTTGGATTGGCTGAGGACAAACACTGATATCATCCTCATGTGCGCTCAGGTACATGTGAATCTGAAATTGTgcattttacctgcagaatcatTTGTTTGCTTAGGTATTGTTATGTGTTGTTGCTGTTATACATGTTGGTACTGTTATACATTGTAAACATGTTGGTCTTTGGAATCTACCCAAACAGAGTTCTCAGAGCCTGTGGAACAGACTCTCAGTGCTGCTTAATTTGCTTCCTGTGGGCAGCAAGATGTTAGAAACTGGTAAGAGAAATCAGTTTATTAATGgattaaaatcacaataaaaaaaaataataataataacaggacCTTTTCTCCTGTTCTCTTGCAGATTTAGGTCTGAATAAGCATGTAACAGACCTGCTGAATGAGTGTGAGCAGCCCGGTTTGGTCCAGACACTGCTCTTGCCAGAGGATCTGGCCCTCCGCCACCTCCCTGCCCTCAGCGTAGCCCATCGACGCCTGGACTTCACAGGCCAGAGACCCCCTCTTACCCCTCTGGATGAGGTAACCACCAAACTTGCCTCCTTGTGTGCTCATAGGAAGAACACATGGAAGaatttttaaattctaaaaaaaaagaatttaaagaaaaattaaattaaaaaaaaaaaaaaaaaggtttcactCTTTTCCTGTTTTTTTATCAACTCAAAAATTTATCTGAACAACTGATTCAACAATTTGTTTGTTatcaaagacatttaaatcaTGTTTCATCTTTGTTCCTTGTTCATTTAGTAAAAACTGTGGAAAACAACATTACTGATAACTGGGTTTTTACTACATTTTACTTGCATTTGGGTCTcttattaatagtatttaaatagtgGTCAAAAAGTAGTTTATACTATGCACTTCTATTCAAAACTTTAGGctcagtaattgtttttatttgattttttttatagttgaactgttctcaacattgataataatgctaaatgtttcttgagcatcaaatcagcatcagaaggatttctgaagatcatgtgacactgaagactggagtaatgatgctgaaaattctgctttcccttaattacatttttttaaatattgaaatagaaaactattatttttaattgtaataatatttagcaatattgctctttttactgttttttttattatcaaataaatgcagcctctgtgcATAAGAGAATTTTGAGCGGTAgtttatatgtaaacaaaaaaaattcatagATTAGAATATAATTATTTGGTGCTTCTTCAAAAGTACTAAAACAATTTATAATCCTTACATTTCTTAGGATTCTCACCCATCCCTACATGACATATAATTTTTCACATTAATGTTTAATTAGGTTTCAGCTAATTAGAATGCATAGGGTTTCGTTACATGAAGTATAATTAACCTTCAGTGTCTTTTGCATTCTCTCATGTTTTTCCTTTATGTCTTGTTTTCTCCATGTTGTCCAGTGTGTGGTGCGTGTGAGCTGCATTCGCAGCTTTGGTCACTTCCTCACAAATCTCCAATGTAACGTGTTACACTTCAACCCGGAGGCGGGCATCTTCACCagcatcagccaatcagagcaggaCAACCTGGTTCAGCAGGCCAAGGCCCAGTTCCGCATGGTAAAAGACATGAGACTGAATAGTAATTATACAAAGGCATAAAAGCAAACTATTAGTGGAGCAATAACAGCTTTGTGTTGATTTACACTGAACTTTTTTTCCTCTTGAGGCGGTAACTCAGCTGATCTCTTTTGTGTGTTCAGATGCATTGGTTCGATTTGGGCATTTCAGTAGCATGTAGCACttaaatatttgcaaaaataGTCACGGAAAGTGCATCTTAATGATAGGGTCCACACAGACATGTCTACAGTAAAGAAAACAATGCTTTTTCATTAAACCTCACCATATTTGCGAGCTTTTGCTTGAGAGCCTTATGTTGCCAGGCAACCATACAGCCCTTAGGGGTAGAACAAATGATGGTTGAAGTGCCACCTTGCTGTGCCGGTGAAGAGGTGGCTCTTTCTGGTACAATTTCATTAAAACCTTCAGGGTCTGCGAATGAAAGGAATGGCTGGCAGTCCATGACAAGCTCATGGAATAAGTCTGCAGTGAACGGCGCAGATCTCTCGTAATACGCCACTACAGCACAACCACAGCAATCAGCAGGAACTCTGTGTCCCCGCTGTTAAATAAGCTGAGTTTGAGAGTCCTGCGTGCTTTTCAAACGCAGTTTCTGTTGGTTTTAGTCTGCATTTGTGCTATCCTACAGACAGCCTGATTAGATCTTGTTGCATCTGTGTAAACAGCGAAATAAGAAAATTTGAATTCGGATTTTCAGTTTCTGACATTCTTAACACTCATATCCAACTGTCCTCTTAATTTAGATATTTCTACTATTTTTACATGTCAGATAATGTTAGATCTAATCTGAAACCATCTTTCGGCATTCAGGTGAGGTTTATGGATGCACAGGAGTTCATACACATTAATCATGCAGTCCTTAGGCAGAAAATAGTGTTttgaattagggctgcacgatgtgtcatttaagcatcgatatcgcaatgtacgaatccacgatagtcacatcgcatgatgtgcgatgtaggctgtcgtagttgatccgttattcattaactgtatgggccagagagagagagcgagcgcgcgcgcgagagagagagcgcgagagagatagagaacGCGCCCGCGAGAGCGTGAGAGCgagtgcgcgcgcgcgcgagagagagagagagagagcgcgagagaacGCGCCCGCGAGAGcgtgagagagcgcgcgcgagagagagagagagcgcgcgagtgcACACGCGCGAGAGAGCAAGCCTCGGCCGCACGCTCAAcgtcttgctctctccctcgcgcatattaatcaattgacactatggtgtcgatgtttaaatcatttaaaatgagagtgtaagtgtgctcaccccatttttgtttgtaagaaaaaaattgattagatttcatatcgcaatatatatcgcagaaaaataaaatatcgcaatgtaatttttccccaatatcgtgcagccctattttgAATGCAAAAAAACGTAACGTTATGCAGATACAAAGATGAACACAGAATTTGTGGAGGGTTTTAAAATGTTGGATATCAGTGGTAGGTTATCAGTCCATTTTGTCTTGCATTGTACAAGTGTCCTGTGCGTTTAAACGGTGACATTATatacagtaccatttaaaggtttGGGATTGTTACGAttttttagggcccgagcactgcagtgcaaggaccctattggaattgctccgtttattcttcttcttcttttttttcttctccgaaatgaatcacatttttgaagccctaaacatgctccaaaactcacgaaactttgcacacgcatcaggaccggcgaaaatttacatctgataaaGGTTCCAGAactgggtgtggcaaaatggctcgatagcgccacctgttatatttcaacggagtgcgcttCGAGCTacatttcacgtacatgcatgaaaatcggtaaacacatgtagcacaccattatctacaaaaaagtctcttggtacaaaatccaaaacccaacaggaagtaagttattttgaatttcctgtacgatttttgtgcagtttttgctattttcatgcctcgtactttgacgaactcctacagttttaatcagattgtcttcaaatttagtgagggtcatcataagacatttgtgatgttaaattgcgaaggttttgagtttatcaaggggtgtgtccatggcggcctgacaaagtttgatgtttcgccatgaaacaggaagttgctgtaattcaggcaagcaatgtccgatcttccccaaactttacacgtgtgataggtgttctgtcctgaacatacacccatgaccaaattcatttatagtcatagcgccacctgctggaaacaggaagtgacatggttaacactgttaaggactcctaggaacatattaaaagtgtaaacaagtgttaaataggctggcaacatactagatacatactaatacatgctagcaacacgtaGCGAAGTGCTAAAGCagcatattactgcagtgaatcaggaagttactgtaattcaggcatacagtgtccagtCTTCCCCAAAtttaacaagtttgataagagtcctttcctgaacacatcaacatgcccgtattcgattatagtcatagcgccacctaatggcaacaggaagtggcatatttaagactgttatggactccatgcaaaataaaaaaaagcatcaacaagtgttaaataggctggcaaaattcaagaagcatactaaaacatgctagcaacagttagctaagtgctaaagcatgctactaatgcagtgaaaaaggaagttgctgtaactcatgcaagcaatgtccgatcttccccaaacttcacacatgtgataggtgttctgttctgaacatacACCCATGACCAAAAtcatttatagtcatagcgccacctgctggtaacaggaagtgacatggttaacactgttaaggactcctaggaacatattaaaaagtgtaaacaagtgttaaataggctggcaacatactagatacatactaatacatgctagcaacacgtaGCGAAGTGCTAAAGCagcatattactgcagtgaatcaggaagttactgtaattcaggcatacagtgtccaatcttccccaaatttaacaagtttgataagaggaGTTTCCttaacacatcaacatgcccgtattcgattatagtcatagcgccacctaatggcaacaggaagtggcatatttaagactgttatggactccatgcaaaataaaaaaagcatcaacaaATGTTAAATAGGCTGCCAACATtcaagaagcatactaaaacatgctagcaacagttaactaagtgctaaagcatgctactaatgcagtgaaaaaggaagttgcagtaactcaggcaagcaatgtccgatgttccccaaacttcacacgtttgacaagggtcctgtcctaaatacaTCAACATGTCTATATTTGTttatagttatagcgccacctgctggcaacaggaagtgtcatgtttaacacttttatgcactatttgtaacacattaaaatattctgttgtgtactaatcatgctagaaatattctcaaacatgctagcaacacttactatgtgctaaaggatgctattaatactatgaaacatgaagttgttgtaactcatgcatacccaCCATTCCCAGtctgacccaaacttcacatgttttataagagtcctggcctgaacacaactaaaggccaatattcagcTATAAGTATagagccacctgctggcaacaggaaattacttattttatagtaacttaaacatgagatgtctgatctgcccgaatctttgcatgtttggtaagagtcctggcctgaagacattaacatgccgatattcagtagtaatcatagcgccacctgttggcagcaggaaatatggcacaaatatttactattttataagcatatggcccaacgttcactgttcctcctatgggcaccgggtggtggtgagcccgggtgcgagggccctttcatcgctgcttgcagctttaattagggcccgaacTATCTGCTCCGTtcattattagggcccgagcaccgatggtgtgattgttcggcctggcgaattttgatgattcgccatgaaaaatgaagttgctataactcagacatacaatgtccaatctgccccaaacttcacgttTGATAAGACtctgaacctgaacagattgacatgcccatatacagttatagtcatagcgccacctattggcaacaggaagtgacatattttacgctgcgacagactactccttgaaattttttgatatcaatgtcttttttatggtcagtctaatctaaaggcctgtgcaatgttaaattatgaagATCTTGGGTTTTCTtgaaaaggcgtgtccatggcgccgtgacaaagttcaaagtctcgccattaTAATGACTATAATCGGCattaaatgtccgatcttgcccaaacttcacatatttgataagagtcctggcctgaacacatctaaagGCCAATAGTCCATCGGTGTGGCAAAATGgttctatagcgccacctatacacattcaacggagtgcgcctcgagctatgtttcatttacatgtacaaaaaaTGGTACACACATGcatcttggtacgaaatctgaatcccaacaggaagtcgcttattttgaattttccctgcaaaattggtgttgtttttgccattttcagaggttgtactttaacgaactcctcctagagatttattcagatcaacaccaaacttggtcagtgtaatctaaagccctttgtgatgttaaattgcgaaggacttgaggtttcgttaaagggcgtgtccatggcggcctgacaaatctCATACAGTATACTAGTCTGCTATTTTTCTCTTCCTTATTAAGGGCTAAAAAAGAATATTATAAATTTTGCTGCTTATTCACACCTTGTGTTTACTGAGGATAAAATCTGAGTCATGTGTTGAGGTTACACAGAGGTTATATTGACCTTGCCTCGGCTCGTCCACAGGCGGAGGAGGAAGCTCGCAGAAACCGGCTCATGAGAGATATGGCCCAGCTGCGCCTACAGGTCAGACCAgctgttatgtttatttttaacttttattaatgCACATCTTGCTCACAACATTTATCCAAATGTACTCAGTTAATGGGTGCAGTAATGAAGCATTTCCTCTGTCTGCAGTTGGAGGTCTCTCAGCTGGAGGGCAGTCTGCAGCAGCCCAAAGCCCAGTCCTCCATGTCTCCTTATCTGGTGCCAGATACCACAGTTCTCTGCCAGCATCTGGGGCTGCTCAGACAGCTGGCTGCCAGCGGctgcttcatcatcatcatccctcGCACAGGTCAGCCCGCGTGTCTCCTCTCGTCTCCTAATGAGAGTTTCCACAGTTGTGGGAAATCTGGAGATGGCTGGGGAGTCTGGAAATATCACGCAATTAAAtcttattaattcat
Proteins encoded in this region:
- the LOC132103380 gene encoding nonsense-mediated mRNA decay factor SMG5 isoform X2, with protein sequence MSGPGQDSESEAKVLHIKRLYRAVVETVHKLDTIISGKSSYREVFKPENISLRNKLRELCVKLMFLHPVDYGRKAEELLWRKVYYEVIQVIKTNKKHIHSRSALECAYRTHLIAGVGFFQHLLLYIQSHYQLELQDCIDWTHVTDPLIGRKKPVSATPKEMEWAQMACHRCLVYLGDLARYQNELAGVEAEQLAERFYHQALSVAPHVGMPFNQLGTLAGSTFYNVEATYYYLRCIQSETPFDGAYGNLKRLFDKAAKMYHQVKKQEMKKLSPSRQRSKDIKRLLVSFMYLQSLLQPKNSLMETELTSLCQSVLEDFNLVLFYLPLPAHGSQSASEEEEEHDSVCSVLPDSLIFKMVVTCLMVVHSLKRGASKQYSASIAFTLALFSHLVNHVNIRLQAELEEGESDVPPLRTHNTDDGDARDHGSAALSEERKLQNGSLEEDDEELDEEKKNEEDEPKGNGRTPGTKNSLEKKRSAEEKQKQKRKFSRLSMLRRRRCAHKEDESDLSEGFESDEEESGEGRGPVDGLESARVQINSLGREGRRGPLPEDGSWESGSEDEGGTAFDVETDSDMNSQESRSDLEDMEDAENVPQQQQQQEEDEQPQPSREENSTPPVTNGPSVSNDTSISSNLQAMSSQLFQAKRCFRLAPTFSNVLLRPAAPTNPIPDSNPAPVQEATPPTGEIPRSMSPDIANGTNDNDPDSESEGSEHSNHSLHSEKTLSERLEILTNQGLIQVVKVFLDWLRTNTDIILMCAQSSQSLWNRLSVLLNLLPVGSKMLETDLGLNKHVTDLLNECEQPGLVQTLLLPEDLALRHLPALSVAHRRLDFTGQRPPLTPLDECVVRVSCIRSFGHFLTNLQCNVLHFNPEAGIFTSISQSEQDNLVQQAKAQFRMAEEEARRNRLMRDMAQLRLQLEVSQLEGSLQQPKAQSSMSPYLVPDTTVLCQHLGLLRQLAASGCFIIIIPRTVIDGLDLLKKENSGARDGIRFLETEFRKGNRYIRCQKESGRSFERDKLKRQDIEAWHLYKMVDSCRQLTGSQSSGDEDTAGMVTILTGHSLEELTERSASMKAAVQAVAAAGMELKSITDFCRQWKEMG
- the LOC132103380 gene encoding nonsense-mediated mRNA decay factor SMG5 isoform X1, with product MSGPGQDSESEAKVLHIKRLYRAVVETVHKLDTIISGKSSYREVFKPENISLRNKLRELCVKLMFLHPVDYGRKAEELLWRKVYYEVIQVIKTNKKHIHSRSALECAYRTHLIAGVGFFQHLLLYIQSHYQLELQDCIDWTHVTDPLIGRKKPVSATPKEMEWAQMACHRCLVYLGDLARYQNELAGVEAEQLAERFYHQALSVAPHVGMPFNQLGTLAGSTFYNVEATYYYLRCIQSETPFDGAYGNLKRLFDKAAKMYHQVKKQEMKKLSPSRQRSKDIKRLLVSFMYLQSLLQPKNSLMETELTSLCQSVLEDFNLVLFYLPLPAHGSQSASEEEEEHDSVCSVLPDSLIFKMVVTCLMVVHSLKRGASKQYSASIAFTLALFSHLVNHVNIRLQAELEEGESDVPPLRTHNTGTDDGDARDHGSAALSEERKLQNGSLEEDDEELDEEKKNEEDEPKGNGRTPGTKNSLEKKRSAEEKQKQKRKFSRLSMLRRRRCAHKEDESDLSEGFESDEEESGEGRGPVDGLESARVQINSLGREGRRGPLPEDGSWESGSEDEGGTAFDVETDSDMNSQESRSDLEDMEDAENVPQQQQQQEEDEQPQPSREENSTPPVTNGPSVSNDTSISSNLQAMSSQLFQAKRCFRLAPTFSNVLLRPAAPTNPIPDSNPAPVQEATPPTGEIPRSMSPDIANGTNDNDPDSESEGSEHSNHSLHSEKTLSERLEILTNQGLIQVVKVFLDWLRTNTDIILMCAQSSQSLWNRLSVLLNLLPVGSKMLETDLGLNKHVTDLLNECEQPGLVQTLLLPEDLALRHLPALSVAHRRLDFTGQRPPLTPLDECVVRVSCIRSFGHFLTNLQCNVLHFNPEAGIFTSISQSEQDNLVQQAKAQFRMAEEEARRNRLMRDMAQLRLQLEVSQLEGSLQQPKAQSSMSPYLVPDTTVLCQHLGLLRQLAASGCFIIIIPRTVIDGLDLLKKENSGARDGIRFLETEFRKGNRYIRCQKESGRSFERDKLKRQDIEAWHLYKMVDSCRQLTGSQSSGDEDTAGMVTILTGHSLEELTERSASMKAAVQAVAAAGMELKSITDFCRQWKEMG